From Deinococcus aquaticus, one genomic window encodes:
- a CDS encoding MBL fold metallo-hydrolase, which produces MTKPRTKSDTTSGPTRRDALRLLGTASALAAAAPLASAQTAPAAPAPAPAAPMNGNGFYRQKIGNMTVTVLSDGTTPLAALLPTWGANPDRQAEFTETLAEYNVAGTNTVNHYNPVLVELDGKRILIDTGRGGAAGQLVTNLRRAGIEPDTVNVVFITHGHGDHIGGLTTAGKPTFANAQHIMGEAEFNFWVTQANPNDAVKNNLIGLKDKFKLIQPGQEIVPGMTTIATPGHTLNHLSVLAQSAGQGVMILGDAGGHFLISLKHQGAYVGFDTNGALAAQTRQRIFNRIVTENLWVTGYHFPFHAIGHLRRLNARSYEFEPTVWNWS; this is translated from the coding sequence ATGACCAAGCCCCGCACCAAGTCCGATACGACCAGTGGCCCCACCCGCCGCGACGCCCTGCGCCTGCTCGGCACGGCCAGCGCGCTGGCCGCCGCCGCGCCCCTGGCCTCGGCGCAGACCGCTCCTGCTGCGCCCGCCCCGGCTCCGGCCGCGCCCATGAACGGCAACGGCTTCTACCGGCAGAAGATCGGGAACATGACCGTCACGGTCCTGAGTGACGGCACCACCCCGCTGGCCGCGCTGCTGCCCACCTGGGGAGCCAACCCGGACCGTCAGGCGGAATTCACGGAAACGCTCGCCGAGTACAACGTGGCCGGCACGAACACCGTCAACCACTACAACCCCGTGCTGGTCGAACTGGACGGCAAGCGCATCCTGATCGACACCGGTCGGGGCGGCGCGGCCGGGCAGCTGGTCACCAACCTGCGCCGCGCCGGGATCGAGCCGGACACCGTGAACGTGGTGTTCATCACGCACGGGCACGGCGACCACATCGGCGGCCTGACCACCGCCGGAAAACCCACCTTCGCGAACGCGCAGCACATCATGGGTGAGGCCGAATTCAACTTCTGGGTCACGCAGGCCAACCCCAACGACGCCGTGAAGAACAACCTGATCGGCCTGAAAGACAAGTTCAAACTGATTCAGCCCGGCCAGGAAATCGTGCCCGGCATGACCACCATCGCCACGCCCGGCCACACCCTCAACCACCTGAGCGTCCTGGCGCAGAGCGCCGGGCAGGGCGTCATGATCCTCGGGGACGCCGGCGGGCACTTCCTGATCTCCCTCAAGCACCAGGGCGCGTACGTGGGCTTCGACACGAACGGCGCCCTGGCCGCACAGACCCGCCAGCGAATCTTCAACCGCATCGTCACCGAGAACCTGTGGGTGACCGGGTACCACTTCCCGTTCCACGCCATCGGGCACCTGCGCCGCCTGAACGCCCGCTCATACGAGTTCGAGCCGACCGTCTGGAACTGGAGCTAA
- a CDS encoding EAL domain-containing protein — protein sequence MTPLAAFSAVHATLSDLLRVHAPQATLLASLGDEVLRVRADAAAVSVGPDLVPPDEWFDRGEMTWLTRDGSLLGLLWAESGVIPEAAVQVLTMLLAAARVDGTNRETEVLVTQLPVATAWLTSELAFRKVSRPFLELFGLSEAQVVGHGVQEVFAGRPAFLEVLSQAGAGRSVRLPDEQVRRAGGLVWVRGEARPYYGGSVAGVMLTLQDVTGEYERAARVSALLDTDTPSALLSESGAVLQASHGLLELLPAASPVVTGAPLWAWPCFAHVPSDTVRDLVRLAATGGAARADVELQGGGTLTLSVRRTTEEGLLVAEGSAGSRDGRAPLGVMTQVLALSEDATILVDHLGRAQLVSERASALLGVEAARLVGLGVSRVLGELGVRMFTPEGDPLVVPEWKDVTLPFRREVLLALPDGTVRQMELRATGVGGEAGGARGSVLLTLRDLTALRRAQAKIRHDARHDALTGLLNRTGLREALNAVPEAGTVVCLDIDGFGALNAALGRTGCDRLLIQVAARLNDMANEQRGLAARLADDSFAVTLPGVDAAGAAGRVRATLQQVPLRVGQRDVSVSVALGVAALKAGVPGDAALGDAEVAMQHAKRQGRDQVSVFNPDLREQVARAFELEEALRGAVEGEQFTLLYQPAISLREGRAVGAEALLRWNHPTLGILSPNRFLDLASRSDLITSISEWVVQEAVLGRSAVRAALPERFADWTVSVNLGLEELRRSSGLRRLLPLLSAEGAPDIEVAAGSLLDHSQETLGLLEQLRSLGARLSVDDFGDGASSLASLTRFPLSAVKLHPTLTARLPGDDKSLTLVQATIDLAHRLGLNVVAVGVETTDQLDVLRDLGCDAAQGYAITPPLGSAELLDWLRHH from the coding sequence GTGACTCCACTTGCTGCTTTTTCTGCCGTTCACGCGACCCTGAGTGACCTGCTGCGCGTTCATGCGCCGCAGGCGACGCTGCTGGCTTCCCTGGGTGACGAGGTGCTGCGCGTGCGGGCCGACGCGGCGGCCGTGTCGGTCGGGCCGGACCTGGTGCCGCCCGACGAGTGGTTCGACCGGGGCGAGATGACGTGGCTCACGCGGGACGGGTCGCTGCTGGGCCTGCTGTGGGCCGAGTCGGGCGTGATTCCCGAGGCGGCGGTGCAGGTGCTGACCATGCTGCTGGCCGCCGCGCGGGTGGACGGCACGAACCGCGAGACGGAGGTGCTGGTCACGCAACTGCCGGTGGCGACGGCGTGGCTGACCTCGGAGCTGGCATTCCGGAAGGTCAGCCGGCCGTTCCTGGAACTGTTCGGTCTGTCCGAGGCGCAGGTGGTGGGTCACGGGGTGCAGGAGGTCTTCGCGGGCCGCCCGGCGTTCCTGGAGGTGCTGTCGCAGGCGGGCGCGGGCCGGTCGGTGCGCCTGCCGGACGAGCAGGTGCGCCGCGCCGGCGGTCTGGTGTGGGTGCGTGGCGAGGCCCGCCCGTACTACGGGGGGTCCGTGGCGGGCGTCATGCTGACCCTGCAGGACGTGACGGGCGAGTACGAGCGGGCCGCGCGGGTGTCGGCGCTGCTGGATACCGACACGCCGTCGGCGCTGCTGTCAGAGTCCGGGGCGGTGCTGCAGGCCAGTCACGGGCTGCTGGAACTCCTTCCGGCGGCGTCACCGGTGGTGACGGGCGCGCCGCTGTGGGCGTGGCCGTGCTTCGCGCACGTGCCGTCCGACACGGTGCGGGACCTGGTGCGGCTGGCCGCGACGGGCGGCGCGGCCCGCGCGGACGTGGAATTGCAGGGGGGCGGCACCCTGACCCTCAGCGTGCGCCGCACGACCGAGGAGGGCCTGCTGGTCGCCGAGGGCTCGGCGGGCAGCCGGGACGGGCGGGCGCCGCTGGGCGTGATGACGCAGGTGCTGGCCCTCTCGGAGGACGCCACGATCCTGGTCGATCACCTGGGCCGCGCGCAACTGGTCAGCGAGCGGGCGTCAGCGCTGCTGGGCGTGGAGGCCGCGCGGCTGGTGGGGCTGGGCGTGTCGCGGGTGCTGGGTGAACTGGGCGTGCGGATGTTCACGCCCGAGGGCGACCCGCTGGTCGTACCGGAATGGAAGGACGTGACCCTGCCCTTCCGCCGGGAGGTACTGCTGGCGCTGCCGGACGGCACGGTGCGGCAGATGGAACTGCGCGCCACGGGCGTGGGCGGCGAGGCGGGCGGGGCGCGCGGCAGCGTACTGCTGACCCTGCGGGACCTGACGGCGCTGCGCCGCGCGCAGGCGAAGATCCGGCACGACGCGCGGCACGACGCCCTGACCGGCCTGCTGAACCGCACCGGGCTGCGCGAGGCGCTGAACGCCGTTCCCGAGGCGGGCACGGTCGTGTGCCTGGACATCGACGGGTTCGGGGCGCTGAACGCCGCGCTGGGCCGCACCGGCTGCGACCGCCTGCTGATTCAGGTGGCGGCCCGCCTGAACGACATGGCGAACGAGCAGCGCGGACTGGCGGCGCGACTGGCCGACGATTCCTTCGCGGTGACGCTGCCCGGCGTGGACGCGGCGGGCGCGGCCGGGCGGGTGCGGGCCACGCTGCAGCAGGTGCCGCTGCGGGTGGGTCAGCGCGACGTGTCGGTCAGCGTGGCGCTGGGTGTGGCCGCACTGAAGGCGGGCGTGCCCGGTGACGCGGCCCTCGGGGACGCCGAGGTGGCCATGCAGCACGCCAAACGCCAGGGCCGCGATCAGGTCAGCGTGTTCAACCCGGACCTGCGCGAACAGGTGGCCCGCGCCTTTGAACTGGAGGAGGCACTGCGCGGCGCGGTCGAGGGCGAGCAGTTCACGCTGCTGTACCAGCCGGCCATCTCGCTGCGTGAAGGCCGGGCGGTGGGGGCCGAGGCGCTGCTGCGCTGGAACCACCCGACGCTGGGCATACTGAGCCCCAACCGCTTCCTGGACCTGGCGAGCCGCAGCGACCTGATCACCAGCATCAGCGAGTGGGTGGTGCAGGAGGCCGTGCTGGGCCGCTCGGCGGTGCGCGCGGCCCTGCCGGAACGCTTCGCGGACTGGACGGTCAGCGTGAACCTGGGCCTGGAGGAACTGCGCCGCAGCAGTGGCCTGCGCCGCCTGCTGCCGCTGCTGTCCGCCGAGGGCGCCCCCGACATCGAGGTGGCCGCCGGGAGCCTGCTCGATCACAGTCAGGAGACGCTGGGCCTGCTGGAGCAGCTGCGGTCCCTGGGTGCGCGCCTGAGCGTGGACGACTTCGGGGACGGCGCGAGCAGCCTCGCCTCGCTGACGCGCTTCCCGCTGAGCGCCGTGAAACTGCACCCCACCCTGACGGCCCGCCTGCCCGGCGACGACAAGTCCCTGACACTGGTGCAGGCCACCATTGATCTGGCGCACCGCCTGGGCCTGAACGTGGTGGCCGTGGGCGTCGAGACCACCGATCAGCTGGACGTGCTACGCGATCTGGGTTGCGACGCCGCGCAGGGGTACGCGATCACGCCGCCGCTGGGCAGCGCGGAACTGCTGGACTGGCTACGCCACCACTGA
- a CDS encoding DUF3197 domain-containing protein, with translation MNITELLGVPGAPLETLDAVLGYVGHPEVRGTLGGSRLVLVTDRTGERVGAGYGALLVMGSLVGSGGSGRVVPVAWSFGPAFGAAGGAALSGLLGWAVGAGVLLREAVVGAGDVRGLGDPDGALVARVVAASSPVEPGLYLGADWEARLEAERAARLAAQGKAPGEA, from the coding sequence ATGAACATCACCGAGCTGCTGGGCGTGCCGGGCGCGCCGCTGGAGACACTGGACGCCGTGCTGGGGTACGTGGGCCACCCGGAGGTGCGCGGCACGCTGGGCGGGTCGCGGTTGGTGCTGGTCACGGACCGGACGGGCGAGCGGGTGGGCGCGGGGTACGGGGCGCTGCTGGTGATGGGGTCGCTGGTGGGCTCGGGCGGGTCGGGGCGGGTGGTGCCGGTGGCGTGGTCGTTCGGGCCGGCGTTCGGCGCGGCGGGCGGGGCGGCGCTGTCTGGCCTGCTGGGCTGGGCGGTGGGGGCGGGCGTGCTGCTGCGCGAGGCGGTGGTGGGGGCCGGGGACGTGCGGGGGCTGGGTGATCCGGACGGGGCGCTGGTGGCGCGGGTGGTGGCGGCCAGCAGTCCGGTCGAGCCGGGCCTGTACCTGGGGGCGGACTGGGAGGCGCGTCTGGAGGCGGAGCGCGCGGCCCGCCTGGCGGCGCAGGGGAAGGCGCCGGGAGAGGCGTAG
- a CDS encoding S4 domain-containing protein → MKQKLSTLVAQARGGRVIRTPFLDSDDIDRRLLTGDDLNHRIAGGFPDARRVILTLHPAHIPEVDSGVSVYHVTPEDAAPHWDVQDFSVHLRRLGLDEDQLGDLREDRSGFLIAATGKAAQTIETLTELSGRHVTVNPIGESAGKSSKVREVVVPSMRVDVVGAKGFGVSRAYFQQGIDGGKVRLNGSPARASSEIREGDSLSADGLGRIDFKRVVNETRRGNYKVELDVHK, encoded by the coding sequence ATGAAGCAGAAGCTCTCCACCCTGGTCGCCCAGGCACGCGGAGGCCGGGTCATCCGCACCCCCTTCCTCGACAGTGACGACATCGACCGCCGCCTCCTGACCGGCGACGACCTCAACCACCGCATCGCCGGCGGCTTCCCCGACGCCCGCCGCGTCATCCTGACCCTGCACCCCGCCCACATCCCCGAAGTGGACAGCGGCGTCAGCGTCTACCACGTCACCCCCGAAGACGCCGCCCCCCACTGGGACGTGCAGGACTTCAGCGTGCACCTGCGCCGCCTCGGCCTCGACGAGGACCAGCTCGGCGACCTCCGCGAGGACCGCAGCGGCTTCCTGATCGCCGCGACCGGCAAGGCCGCCCAGACCATCGAAACCCTCACTGAACTTAGCGGCCGCCACGTCACCGTGAACCCCATCGGCGAGAGCGCCGGCAAGAGCAGCAAGGTCCGCGAAGTCGTCGTGCCCAGCATGCGCGTCGATGTGGTCGGCGCCAAAGGCTTCGGCGTCAGCCGCGCGTACTTTCAGCAGGGCATCGACGGCGGAAAAGTCCGCCTGAACGGCAGCCCGGCGCGGGCCAGCAGCGAAATCCGCGAAGGCGACAGCCTCAGCGCCGACGGCCTCGGCCGCATCGACTTCAAACGCGTCGTGAACGAAACCCGGCGCGGCAACTACAAAGTCGAACTCGACGTTCACAAGTGA
- the zapE gene encoding cell division protein ZapE: MIDLTTRNPTLQPEQLTHDLTPSHRYQHVRLDTYAPNPDYPSQAQARTAIQAFLKGAQVRPGGFRLFRRAKPEGRGLYLDGGFGVGKTHLLASAYHATDGTRALMSFQDLMYIIGALGMTRATDAFRTHDLLLIDEFELDDPGNTHMANTFLGQLMPGGTSVIATSNTEPGALGQGRFNASDFQRQIQGIADRFDTYRIDGPDYRQRGVRPEDTMTQDEYHTWETRQNPAGLAHLTYRDLSRHLLNVHPSRFSRLLADVQAVAITDLTPTPDQNVALRFVYFIDKLYDLGLNATFTGTSLTGLFSDTYRHGAYAKKYSRCLSRMSEMLQEARQ; encoded by the coding sequence GTGATCGACCTCACCACCCGCAACCCCACCCTGCAACCAGAACAACTCACCCACGACCTCACCCCCAGCCACCGCTACCAGCACGTGCGCCTCGACACGTACGCGCCCAACCCCGACTACCCCAGCCAGGCGCAGGCCCGCACCGCCATCCAGGCCTTCCTGAAAGGCGCGCAGGTCCGCCCCGGCGGCTTCCGCCTGTTCCGCCGCGCCAAACCCGAAGGACGCGGCCTGTACCTCGACGGCGGCTTCGGCGTCGGCAAAACCCACCTGCTCGCCAGCGCCTACCACGCCACCGACGGCACCCGCGCCCTCATGAGCTTCCAGGACCTCATGTACATCATCGGCGCGCTCGGCATGACCCGCGCCACCGACGCCTTCCGCACCCACGACCTCCTCCTCATCGACGAATTCGAACTCGATGACCCCGGCAACACCCACATGGCCAACACCTTCCTCGGGCAGCTCATGCCCGGCGGCACCAGCGTCATCGCCACCAGCAACACTGAACCCGGCGCACTCGGCCAGGGACGCTTCAACGCCAGCGACTTCCAGCGCCAGATCCAGGGCATCGCCGACCGCTTCGACACCTACCGCATCGACGGCCCCGACTACCGCCAGCGCGGCGTGCGCCCCGAAGACACCATGACCCAGGACGAGTACCACACCTGGGAAACCCGGCAGAACCCCGCTGGCCTCGCCCACCTGACCTACCGCGACCTCAGCCGTCACCTGCTCAACGTCCACCCCAGCCGCTTCAGCCGCCTCCTGGCCGACGTGCAGGCCGTCGCCATCACCGACCTGACCCCCACCCCCGACCAGAACGTCGCCCTGCGCTTCGTTTACTTCATCGACAAACTCTACGACCTCGGCCTGAACGCCACCTTCACCGGCACCAGCCTCACAGGGCTGTTCAGCGACACGTACCGGCACGGCGCGTACGCCAAGAAGTACAGCCGCTGCCTGTCCCGCATGTCCGAGATGCTGCAAGAGGCCCGGCAGTAG
- the dnaG gene encoding DNA primase has product MGTKEEVRSRLNIAEVVGEYVRLSPAGKGRLKGLCPFHKEKSPSFQVDTDQGYFYCFGCKAGGDVFSFVQRTENLSFGDSLRKLAERAGVQVEAKYGERSNRDLYDVNAFALAYFREHLTGAAGEGALAYLRRRGLTDATIESFEIGFAPEGWDGLLKHARVKGLTERQLLEAGLLIENPESGRVYDRFRGRVMFPIRDHLGRLVGFGGRVLDDSKPKYLNTPETDAFRKGELLYGLDKARAGLSSGAELTVVEGYMDVITMHQHGFTGAVASLGTALTAEHATLLERLGSQSLVLLFDRDEAGLKATLSGLDQVLGAKFRVRATSVPSGKDPADTLLAGGDEQLREAIGGGLDEVHYRVQAAIEKHGVGTSEGKRRILMELLPRMQNLDPLDDIAEGVRTAACETLGIKPEALLEWIASKAKRRVLTDTHLAGMSNHRGEEDREMALLRQLLVDPSLRAKLDGTTPWRNEMVRKVMLALQGSPTPEGVLDIFRGQPEEQLLIRLMFEGRDAGSISRENSQQYEQKVGAYAATAVDDIQVSMSIDALRAEVTNLKTQLTAAAPTQQLDMLRQIQDLQRAIEAEKRSRRSA; this is encoded by the coding sequence ATGGGAACGAAAGAAGAGGTTCGTTCACGCTTGAACATTGCGGAGGTGGTGGGTGAGTACGTGCGCCTTTCCCCTGCCGGGAAGGGCCGCCTGAAGGGGCTGTGCCCGTTTCATAAGGAGAAGTCGCCTTCGTTTCAGGTGGATACGGATCAGGGGTACTTCTACTGTTTTGGCTGTAAGGCGGGCGGGGACGTGTTCAGTTTCGTGCAGCGCACGGAGAACCTGAGTTTCGGGGATTCGCTGCGTAAGCTCGCGGAGCGGGCCGGGGTGCAGGTCGAGGCGAAGTACGGGGAGCGCAGTAACCGCGACCTGTACGACGTGAACGCGTTCGCACTGGCGTACTTCCGCGAGCACCTGACTGGCGCGGCGGGTGAGGGGGCGCTGGCGTACCTGCGGCGGCGTGGCCTGACGGACGCGACCATCGAGTCGTTCGAGATCGGCTTCGCGCCCGAGGGGTGGGACGGCCTGCTGAAGCACGCGCGCGTGAAGGGCCTGACGGAACGGCAACTGCTGGAGGCCGGGCTGCTGATCGAGAACCCGGAATCCGGGCGGGTGTACGACCGGTTCCGTGGGCGCGTGATGTTCCCCATCCGTGATCACCTGGGGCGACTGGTGGGCTTTGGTGGGCGCGTACTGGACGACAGCAAACCGAAGTACCTGAACACCCCGGAAACCGACGCGTTCCGCAAGGGTGAACTGCTGTACGGGCTGGACAAGGCCCGCGCGGGCCTGAGCAGCGGCGCGGAACTGACGGTCGTGGAAGGGTACATGGACGTGATCACCATGCACCAGCACGGCTTCACCGGCGCGGTCGCCAGCCTGGGGACCGCCCTGACCGCCGAGCACGCCACGCTGCTGGAACGGCTGGGCTCGCAGAGCCTCGTGCTGCTGTTCGACCGTGACGAGGCGGGCCTGAAAGCCACGCTGTCCGGGCTGGATCAGGTGCTGGGCGCCAAGTTCCGCGTGCGGGCCACCAGCGTCCCCAGCGGCAAGGACCCCGCCGACACCCTCCTGGCGGGAGGGGACGAGCAGTTGCGTGAGGCCATCGGCGGCGGCCTCGACGAGGTGCACTACCGCGTGCAGGCCGCCATCGAGAAACACGGAGTGGGCACCAGCGAGGGCAAACGCCGCATCCTGATGGAACTCCTGCCGCGCATGCAGAACCTCGACCCCCTCGACGACATTGCCGAGGGAGTGCGCACCGCCGCCTGCGAGACGCTCGGCATCAAACCCGAAGCGCTGCTGGAATGGATTGCCAGCAAGGCCAAACGCCGCGTCCTGACCGACACGCACCTCGCAGGCATGAGCAACCACCGGGGCGAGGAGGACCGCGAGATGGCCCTGCTGCGGCAACTGCTGGTCGACCCCAGCCTCCGCGCCAAACTGGACGGCACCACCCCCTGGCGCAACGAGATGGTCCGCAAGGTCATGCTGGCTCTCCAGGGCTCCCCCACCCCCGAAGGCGTCCTGGACATCTTCCGGGGGCAACCCGAGGAGCAACTCCTGATCCGCCTGATGTTCGAAGGCCGCGACGCCGGCAGCATCAGCCGCGAGAACAGCCAGCAGTACGAACAGAAAGTCGGCGCGTACGCCGCCACCGCCGTCGACGACATTCAGGTCAGCATGAGCATCGACGCCCTCCGAGCCGAAGTCACTAACCTCAAAACCCAACTGACCGCCGCCGCGCCCACCCAGCAACTCGACATGCTCCGCCAGATCCAGGACCTCCAACGCGCCATCGAAGCCGAAAAACGCAGCCGCCGCAGCGCCTGA
- a CDS encoding cupin domain-containing protein, translating to MPTDTNTSYKVSQSNTTHGQDGEHHLARGQHSSMRLWHNEQPNPDKPEHTHDYETLGYVINGKVDLIIDGQAIPLQSGDSYHVPANTPHTFRVTETLTAVEVNTPGTDK from the coding sequence ATGCCCACCGACACCAACACCAGCTACAAAGTCAGCCAGAGCAACACCACCCACGGCCAGGACGGCGAACACCACCTCGCGCGCGGCCAGCACAGCAGCATGCGCCTGTGGCACAACGAACAACCCAACCCCGACAAACCCGAACACACCCACGACTACGAAACCCTCGGGTACGTCATCAACGGCAAAGTCGACCTGATCATCGACGGACAGGCCATCCCCCTCCAGAGCGGCGACTCCTACCACGTGCCCGCAAACACCCCCCACACCTTCCGCGTCACCGAAACCCTGACTGCCGTCGAAGTGAACACGCCCGGCACCGACAAGTAA
- a CDS encoding type 1 glutamine amidotransferase domain-containing protein: MTDQPLKGKTIAILAADGVEQVELVKPREALEAAGATTHLISLKAGQIQSMKGDMEPQDKYDVDHTVTQANPSDYDGLLLPGGTVNPDKLRLDPYAMKFVRAFYDHGAPIAAICHGPWSLSETGISNGLKMTSWPSLKHELTLGGAEWVDQQVVVDKGIVTSRNPDDIPAFNAKMIEEFQEGDHSSKR; this comes from the coding sequence ATGACCGACCAACCCCTGAAAGGCAAAACCATCGCCATCCTCGCCGCCGACGGAGTCGAACAGGTCGAACTCGTGAAACCCCGCGAAGCACTCGAAGCTGCCGGGGCCACCACGCACCTCATCAGCCTCAAAGCCGGGCAGATCCAGAGCATGAAAGGCGACATGGAACCCCAGGACAAATACGACGTGGACCACACCGTCACGCAGGCCAACCCCAGCGACTACGACGGCCTCCTCCTGCCCGGCGGCACCGTCAACCCCGACAAGCTGCGCCTGGACCCCTACGCCATGAAGTTCGTCCGCGCGTTCTACGACCACGGCGCACCCATCGCCGCCATCTGCCACGGCCCCTGGAGCCTCAGCGAAACCGGCATCAGCAACGGCCTGAAGATGACCAGCTGGCCCAGCCTGAAACACGAACTCACCCTCGGCGGCGCCGAATGGGTCGACCAGCAGGTCGTCGTGGACAAGGGCATCGTCACCAGCCGCAACCCGGACGACATCCCCGCCTTCAACGCCAAAATGATCGAAGAATTCCAGGAAGGCGACCACAGCAGCAAACGCTGA
- a CDS encoding sugar nucleotide-binding protein — MTRPWLVTGLTGTLAPHVAHALQAQGHTVTGWDRHTTPADDSAAAHAYLQAVNPQGILHLALGSEAWAHALATHAHTHDLPFVFTSTAMVFHHHPDGPHHPGDPTTAQDDYGQLKARTEQTIRTARPRAVIARIGWQIHPTATGNNMTQQLQAQHDQNGHIRASRHWTPATSFMTDTAHALAALAQDGTSGTVHLDSNAHNALTFPELVRGLARHLNRDWVVEETDDYTHDQRLVDDTTRLPGLRERLGLA; from the coding sequence ATGACCCGACCCTGGCTCGTCACCGGCCTGACCGGCACCCTCGCCCCGCACGTCGCCCACGCCCTGCAAGCACAGGGGCACACCGTCACCGGCTGGGACCGCCACACCACCCCCGCTGACGACAGCGCCGCCGCCCACGCCTACCTGCAAGCCGTGAACCCGCAGGGCATCCTGCACCTCGCCCTGGGCAGCGAAGCCTGGGCGCACGCCCTCGCCACGCACGCCCACACGCACGACCTGCCGTTCGTGTTCACCAGCACCGCCATGGTCTTCCACCACCACCCAGACGGCCCACACCACCCCGGCGACCCCACCACCGCACAGGACGACTACGGACAGCTGAAAGCCCGCACCGAACAGACCATCCGCACCGCGCGCCCCCGCGCCGTCATCGCCCGCATCGGCTGGCAGATCCACCCCACCGCCACCGGCAACAACATGACCCAGCAACTCCAGGCACAACACGACCAGAACGGCCATATCCGCGCCAGCCGCCACTGGACACCCGCCACCTCCTTCATGACCGACACCGCCCACGCCCTCGCAGCCCTCGCGCAGGACGGCACCAGCGGCACCGTCCACCTGGACAGCAACGCCCACAACGCCCTCACCTTCCCGGAACTCGTGCGCGGCCTCGCCCGGCACCTGAACCGCGACTGGGTGGTCGAGGAGACGGACGACTACACGCACGACCAGCGGCTCGTGGACGACACCACCCGCCTGCCCGGCCTACGCGAACGCCTCGGGCTGGCGTAA
- a CDS encoding HNH endonuclease produces MKFSSGISTMIRIDFVDKEELFADEDKTTIAKVVKLGLSAREMWSHEDIQPILAKIKGKLLIKQRSCCFYCQRALLELTREDWQIDHIVSINEDDRHVFTSANLVLSCKWCNRNKSGERIINRIPSSNKYSLSSSNYKIVHPRLDRYSDHIEIIGGFYVGRKGKGKKTKEVCNLDRIALDFLTGLETDDKEFFHASMSLLMSNNPKSLIVFLRNYDKENANI; encoded by the coding sequence ATGAAATTCTCAAGCGGAATATCTACGATGATAAGAATTGATTTCGTAGATAAAGAAGAACTATTTGCAGATGAGGACAAAACTACCATAGCTAAGGTAGTAAAGCTCGGGCTTTCTGCCAGGGAGATGTGGTCTCATGAAGATATACAGCCCATCCTCGCCAAAATTAAGGGAAAACTCTTAATTAAACAGCGCTCCTGCTGTTTTTATTGCCAGAGAGCTCTTTTAGAGCTGACCAGGGAAGACTGGCAGATTGATCATATAGTCTCAATTAACGAGGATGACAGGCATGTATTCACTTCGGCCAATCTAGTTTTATCTTGTAAATGGTGTAACAGAAATAAAAGCGGAGAGCGAATAATCAACAGAATACCATCTTCAAATAAATATTCTCTGAGCTCATCTAATTATAAGATAGTACATCCCAGACTAGATAGATATTCGGATCATATTGAAATAATAGGCGGATTTTATGTTGGTAGGAAGGGAAAGGGGAAAAAGACAAAAGAAGTATGCAATCTTGATCGAATTGCTCTAGACTTCCTGACAGGATTGGAAACTGACGATAAAGAATTCTTCCACGCATCAATGAGTTTACTAATGTCGAATAACCCAAAATCATTAATTGTTTTTTTAAGAAATTACGATAAGGAAAACGCAAATATCTGA